A segment of the Streptomyces pactum genome:
GGCCACCGGATGACCGGCTCCCGCCACGGCTGTCGCCCCGCGTCCGCAGCCCCGAGCAGAACGGGATCCCATGAGCGTCATCAGCATCGGCCAGGCCGTCGTCCTCGGAGCCGTCGAGGGGGTGACCGAGTTCCTTCCGGTCTCCTCCACCGGCCACCTCAAGATCGTCGAGGGGCTGATGGGCATCCCCGTCGACGACGACGCCGTCGTGGGGTTCTCGGCGGTCATCCAGGTCGGTGCGATCGCCGCCGTGCTGGTCTACTTCTCCAAGGACATCACGCGGATCCTCACCGCCTGGGTGCGCGGGCTGACCGACCGCGAGGAGCGCTACCACCACGACTACAAGTTCGCCTGGTGGGTCATCTTCGCGACGATCCCGATCGTGCTCGTGGGCCTGGCCGCCAAGCCGCTGATCAAAGGACCGCTCGCCTCGCTGTGGGTGGTCGCCGGTTCGCTGATCGTCGGCAGCGGCGTGATGTGGGTGGCGGACCGCACGGGGCGGCACAAGCGGGGCGAGGACGACACCTCGTTCAAGGACGCGATGCTGGTCGGCGGCTCCCAGATCCTCGCCCTGCTCTTCCCGGGCTTCTCCCGTTCCGGTGCCACCATGTCCACCGCCCTGATGCTCGACCTGGACCGGGTGGCCGCCACGCGGCTCTCCTTCTTCCTCGGCATCCCGGCCCTGACCGGCGCCGGCCTGTACGAGCTGAAGGACGCCCTGGGCACGGGGGCGGGCGCGGCCCCCCTCGCGGTCGGCACCCTGGTGTCGTTCGTGGTCGCCTACGCCTCGATCGCCTGGCTGCTGAAGTTCGTCGCCAAGCACTCCTTCAACGCCTTCGTCCTCTACCGGATCGCGGTCGGCGTCCTGCTCTTCGGGCTGC
Coding sequences within it:
- a CDS encoding undecaprenyl-diphosphate phosphatase, which codes for MSVISIGQAVVLGAVEGVTEFLPVSSTGHLKIVEGLMGIPVDDDAVVGFSAVIQVGAIAAVLVYFSKDITRILTAWVRGLTDREERYHHDYKFAWWVIFATIPIVLVGLAAKPLIKGPLASLWVVAGSLIVGSGVMWVADRTGRHKRGEDDTSFKDAMLVGGSQILALLFPGFSRSGATMSTALMLDLDRVAATRLSFFLGIPALTGAGLYELKDALGTGAGAAPLAVGTLVSFVVAYASIAWLLKFVAKHSFNAFVLYRIAVGVLLFGLLGAGVLRS